CGCCCCTTGATGTTCAAATCGAACCACCGCCGCAACGCTTGCAACGTCTCGCGATCCGGCGCGCGCATCCGCGCGGTACTTTCGACTTTGGCTTTCGCGCCTTGCGCCGCCCATTTCGTGAACAAACTATCCGCGCCCGCAATCGAAACCTCGGTGTTCGCCGGACGGAAACCGCGTTGCGCCGCGAGCGTTTGAATCGGCGTGGCAAGCAAAAACTTTTCAAATTGGAGCGCCGAATTTTTCTCTGCCGCGCTCGTTTCGGGTCCCATCCAAACCGTAAACGGGAAATCGAACCAGGTCAGGTATTTGGGGTACACGATGACGAGCGGGTCTTGCCAACGCGTTTGAATGCCGTTCATGTTCACGAGCAAATCGCTTTCGAGCAACTGTCCGCCGTCGCCAACCGAGTTGCCGAACAATGCCAGGTCTTCGACGGTGTACGAACTGAGCGATGAAAAATCCGTGACCGCGCCCATCAACTCTTTGAGCCATGCTTGGAATTTCGGGCTGGTCACATCTTCGGTCGCGATGCTCGCCTTGTCATAGTACTCGCCCGCCGCCGAGACCATCGCGAGCAAACCTGCCGCGTTCTTGTTCGGATTCGGCACGATGAGTTTGAAATAGCCCCACTTGGCATCGCCGCCGAGTTCGGGCCAGCCACCTTTCGCGATGGCGGCGTCGTGAATCGTCTTCCAATTCACGTTCTCT
The Chloroflexota bacterium DNA segment above includes these coding regions:
- a CDS encoding substrate-binding domain-containing protein, which produces MNRTRIIFFAIVILAAAIVGVSFLIQRFSGDIPNPTAQPISVRVVTALPIEPWVTDAAQKFNAEKRTQDGRTIVVTVTPMDSVTALGKWDRGEFNPVPTAWIPDSRYLVELVNATQSEKLGRDIFLTDGEYRARPLVTSLFAWGIYKSRFEKLETKFGKENVNWKTIHDAAIAKGGWPELGGDAKWGYFKLIVPNPNKNAAGLLAMVSAAGEYYDKASIATEDVTSPKFQAWLKELMGAVTDFSSLSSYTVEDLALFGNSVGDGGQLLESDLLVNMNGIQTRWQDPLVIVYPKYLTWFDFPFTVWMGPETSAAEKNSALQFEKFLLATPIQTLAAQRGFRPANTEVSIAGADSLFTKWAAQGAKAKVESTARMRAPDRETLQALRRWFDLNIKGR